The Aythya fuligula isolate bAytFul2 chromosome 1, bAytFul2.pri, whole genome shotgun sequence nucleotide sequence TGCTTAGGGGGTGGGGGTCTGGGTGTTGTAGGGGAGAGGCCAAAAAACGGGAGATCCCTGCCAAGAGACATGCCCTggctggaggaaggagggaaaccTCCATGCCTCTTGCAGCCAGGTCTGGTACACAGGGGGGAAAGATTACACTTACAGACATCAGGAAGGGCTTAGCATGCTCTGGGATTCAgagagcaggttgcccagggccgTGCCCAGGCGGCTTTTGGAGATCCCaaggaggagcccccacagctctctgggcagcctgtgccagggctcctcacccgcacagcacagaagtgctgcctgctgctcagggggagcctcctgggctcCACTTTGTGCCCGCTGCCTCTTGtactggcactgggcaccaaaTGTCCTTCAGTTTGCAacacagctgagaaaataaataaaacacacagtAAGGTTGATCTCATCAgtctatacttttttttttttttttttttcccagacaaaTACGGTGATTAACTCAACCAAAAACTTGCAGATCTGATCTAGTGTGTGTAACTCAGGGAACAAAAGACAGCAGGGACACCATTCCCAACGATACGTGCTTGAGCATtctataatttaataaaaatctcataCAAACTAGATTAGATCCAAAATACGGACCGAGCACTTAGCAGTGGTTGTTGTCCCCTTGTAGCAGTTCCCAAGACTTACGGAAAGACTGCGAAGCTCTTGGCATGTTTTGAGAGCAACTCCCCCAGCAATTCAGCCGGTTCCCACAGCGCTCCTTTCAcatttgatttcatttacatttttttgccGCGGCAAACAGCCCTCCTGACCTTCGTTATCAGTTCCCGGAACACAACACTccaacagcaaaaggaagatcagcctctccttcccctttgctCCCTTGATAGTGAGCTCGTGGGGTGAATATTCATGAGATGAATAATGCAGGAAATTGGGACGTGGCCGTATCTCCCCGCCCTGTTATCACATCCTCAGAACCAGCCTCCCCTTCTCGGGGGATGTGTGGCACCGGCCCTCCAGGCCCTAGCTGGGAGCTTTCCGAgggcctgcagctcctccaggagctttccttcccctcctgcccagcccctcaCCCCTCTTTCCACCCCCATCCTCTGCCCGGCACAGCCCCTGGATGTCCCTTCCCTCCTCGTGCTTAGTGGGGGTCCACATCCCACCCCACTACACCTCCAGGCTCTGTCCCTCCTTGTCCATGAGGAAGAAGCAGCTCCCTCCTTGCCCCCACAGCAGGACCTgggttttggtgtttgttttttttttttgctgtttcctgcagccctgtgtGGGTTTTGTCCCTGCTGTGAGGGGTGGCGAGGGGCAGGAGGGTGCGGTGTGGTGTCCCCAGCCCTTGGGAAGGCTCGAGCTTCTCTTGTTGGAGCTGGGCTCCAGCCCTGGTGggacctcctcctcctcctcctccttctcctcctcgtGGCAGCTGTGAGGCCTCAGCGCTACTGCCAGCGGACacagcaaaaccccaaaccaggCAAAATCTGGGTAACCATGACCCCCACCCTATCCCTACCCCCTCGTTACCTCTtcagccctgggcagctccgTGTAACCACACATGGCTATCAAACGGCATTTCTTTGGTTAGCTTCTCTTTAGTGATACTCTGGGTGGCATTTAGCAGACAGGCGGTTATTACATTACAATTTGCACTGATTTTGAGAAACTATCAGATGGATTAGACCACAAAACATCTTCAGCCGCGTGTTTCGGGCTCAGGAGGAGCAGCTGACCCAGCCGGAGGCACGGGGCTCggggcagccaggctgctgccctACTTCTTGTCGTTTCTGCTGACGAAGGTGAGGAGGTCCATGGCGGTGACCACACCAAACACCATCTGCTTCATGAAGGAGCTGCCATTTCCGTTAACTGTAAGCACAGAAAATGCCAATTTagtgagaaaaagaagcaaggaagcaagaaagcaagagaatgaaagcaagaaagcaagaaagaaagcaaggaagaaagcaagaaagcaagaaagaaagacaaacagaTCCCACAGCCATGCAGGGGCTGTGCCTTAATAAAATTAGTTTAATGAGGAGCAAACCATAACTGGGGTAGCAGTTGTCTCTGCTGTACCTTCACTGAAATGACTGCTGCGGCCTTGGCCAAGTTGCTGGGATCATGTCAGGGAGGTGTCAGCTGCAAATAACGCAGTCCTTACCTGCGCAGGATCCTTGATTTCACAGTAGTTTTTGCCCAGACTCTGTTCTGGTTCTGTTTCTGTCAGCACAAAACTTTCCAGGCCAAACTAAGGAGACTCCTTAGAGCAGCAAGGAGACACTTTCTACTCTGCTCTAATAACGTCCTCTGATatcattaataaaataacattgcaACAATTACTTTAACTATCCGatcaatcttttcttaaatgacAATACAATTAGCCACCAGAGTCCACACACAAGACAAAAACCAAGCTGTGAAAGTGTGGGAAGAAAGTAAGAAATACAGGGCTAACTGTGAGGGCGTTaaaacagcagctctggaggaaaaaatgggtGTTGTGTGCAAGCCAGAGCAAAAGGCACTGCGTACAGCTGGCTGATACTGTTTGGTGGATGCCATTTAATGTATATCAAAATGCCATACAAAAGAGACTTTTGTCTTCTGACGACAACATAGCTGAGAATGGAAATCCTGCCTAGGAGGGTTGGCTTTTGGTGAAAGAATCGGAAGCGTGCACCAAAAGCAGTTTTGAAGGAAACTTGTTTGGAGCATTTTGTAGGAACGTGAGCTGCTGGGGGCTTCGGGGCAGCAGGCCACAGAGATGCAagcagcggggctgggctgAAGGCACGCAGTAGTTTTGGAGGCTGCGAGTTCAGGGGACAGCCCTTTGCTGGCAGCCAGCGCAGCACGATGTTGCACGCTGCTCAGATGTTGCTCACCACAGGAATGCTTTGCGTGTTCAATGCGTAAACCCATAAAATCAGGATAATTGCGCCCTTCAGCTCTCGTGTCACTCTAAACACGGGTCTTCTGACCGCTTTTTCGTCGTGCTAACGTTTTAAACAAAGCACCCGCCTCGAGGCAAAGCCAAATCTGTGCCTCGGGAAGTTTTACGGTGTGATTGCACTGGAGAGGTGTGTAAGGtttgcagaacagcagctgccACTGTACCTGTTTGGGTCGGGGGAGCAACACGGCGggagccctgctgccaccagtgtGTCAGCAGCCCTCGGGCTGACGTGCTCCTACTACATGTGATCCTACTGAGCTTTATGGGGCTGGTCTCATgggcagagcagccctgtgccccttcccaccccaggcAGGGCTCATACGTGCATGCTTCAGGCTGCATACATCACTGGGCATTGTACCCCTGACTCCCAGCTCGGGTGCCCAGGGTTTGTTCACGGTCCAGGACAtctgttttcagatttcttGACTTCCCCTGGCCCACCAGAGGTGTCTGAGAGCACCTAGCTCCGTAGCAAAGAGATTTGCCCAGGTCTTCAGGGCACAGAGGGAGGAGGACATCTCTTGGCTGCATCCCCTGGGGTAGAAGTGGGAGCAGAGGTGTTCAGAGAAGATGGCAGAGCCTCCAGGCATACACAGCAGAGGGTCTTTAAGAAGTGGGATGCAGGAAGCGTGGTTTCTCCCCTTGCACTTACAGGCCCGAATTCCACCTCGGCTTTATCTAACCTGCCCAAAtgctcctctgcccctgccctcgGGCTGCTAATTCTGCAGGTCTCCGTAGCTTCCCCCTCGTTTCCTCTGCTGCCCACAACCAGCACGGCGATGATTTCAATTCAAGGTCAAGAGCCTAAGTGGGTACGAAAAGCCTGGGGCTACAAAAGcacaaacagaagcacaaagcgccccgagctgctgcctgcagtccGTGCCCACCTTGGTGTCAGGGCAGGGGGGCAGGTGAACACCTTCCCACCTCCCCTGTTGGGTTTACCTGGGAAACCACGAGACGAGGGGAGGCAATGGggctgggaaaggagaggggtGAAAGAATAGCTGGCAGCTTCAGAGCTTTGCAGGGCTGCGGGGCAGAAATCCTCCCTGCAaaggcagaggggctgcacaCATGGAGCAGCTGCACTGATCCCTCCCAAGCTCGGTTGGGGAATTTCCCTCTCCCATCTCGGCCACTCGTGCAGAGCCCACACAGCGCTTCCTCTCCTCGCAGATACCTACACTGCATTTGCGTGTGCACAACGATAGCAAAGTGGTCGTTCTCCAGGATGCTGGAAAGCTTCCCAAGGCTGTCTTCCAGGCCAATCTAAACAGGACAGAAAGAGACAGTTTACATTTCACTTCACACTTAGAGGACAACAGCAAGGAGCCTGCCCCCTGCCTCTGATCCTGGCTCTGGGTGGGCAGGATGAACCAGGATCTGGGTCCATCTGTTCTGGGGCGATGGGACGGTCTGTGGGCAACccacaaagctgctgtgtgAACCCCACAGGCAGCGTTTTCGCAGGTGGTGGTgcataggatcacagaatggctcaggttggaagaaacctcaaagaccatctaattccaacccccctgccatgggcagggacacctccctccagcccaggctgcccaaagccccatccagcctggcctcgagcacctccagggacgtgcacctcctccccctccccagacaGGGCTTGGCCCCAGCGGTACCTTTGAGAACTGGTCATAGATGACTTTCGTAACGGGGTCTGAGAACTGTGCGTTTCCAGCCAGCACCGAGGTGAGGGTGTTGCTGAGGGTCACCATTCCCAAAATGAGTCTGCGAGGGAACAGGGAGTTTTGCCAAAAGCCAGGCCTGAGGTCAGGCACACATTTTATGTAGGggctgagctgcttttttttttttttttttttttttttttaaatcatgtttgaacaactttttcctgtttgaacGGCCGTCCATGTGACGAGTAAAAATAGTTACCCCGATTCAGCAACGACGGGAGCCTGGTCGTATCCCTTCTCCTGCAGGATTTCAATTGCTTTTTGGCAGCTGACTTCTGGGAGAAGAATGAGAGGGGCTGAGAGATTCAGTTTCTGCACCTTGATGTTCCACCACCTGTTGGAAGACAAATGGCAGCGCCAAGCTGTTACTCGTGGCTGCGTGGCTGCGGGCCTTGCTCGGGGAGGCCAGGCCGGTGGAAATAAGGCCAGCTGTGCGGGGATATCctttctgcctgcctgcagagctcaCACTTTAAGCCTGTAAGCTTAAAGCAGAGGCCGACCAGTTTTACTTCTTTGGTTTTGTAGCCTGGAGCCTCAAAATGGATTTGCTGTTCCTCAAGGAGAGAGCCTGGCAGAAACGCTGATGTGAGTTAGGAGGGATGAGCTACACTTTTTTTCTGGGGACCACAGGGAACTCCCAACATCTCAGCCCTTGCAGAAAatgcagggcagtgtgagaggCTGGAGGGGCCAAGAACCATCCTAACCAGGTGTTAGAGGCCTCTGAAATATATAAAGCTTTTAGGAAATATTGTGCAGAAACCTTTGGTTAGAGTAACCCAAAATAAAAGGTGACACGAGGAATACCTGCAGTCCCTCAGTAAGCCTAGGTGCTTTCTCAACAAGTGCTGTTCACCCAGTTACACGTTAGCTGCCATCAGCAGTCTGTGGTTCCCTGCCTTGAGGGGACATTTTCCCCATGGTGTGCAAGATGCAGCTGAGGTGGTCGTCTTTTCTGGCCCTCAGCTCCAGAAGGTGGAAATTGAGTGTTCCCTGCCCAGACAAACCCCCAGAGCTGTTTGAAAGGCTTCCTGCTACGAGGGGGACACTTCTGCCCACCGGCCTCGTGTTCCTTTGGATATCAACAGGGGAGTGGGGGGGTTTGGGTGGGGATTTCCATCCAGCTCAGCCCTTCTGCTCAGCAGGGTTCAGGTGGCCTGGGCAAAGACCGCCAGGTGGGAGCAGATCAGCATCTTCAGGACAGAAACTGAATAGACTTTGAGCAGAGAAGAGGGATATCTCGCCACTcaggagagaggagctgagctTACAGCCTTCTCAGAGGGATCTGGACTCGACTGCATTTTTTCAGCAATAGAAGATAATACTTCCCTTTGAAGATAATCATTCCCAGACTCGGGAAGCTGATTTCCTTAACGCAGCTCATACCGGCGGAAGTTGTCTTACCAAGGCTTATGCTCCTGGACATCATTTAGGAACCCGTTTTTTATCATCCACTTATCATTCACGAACTTGGACCTAGAAATCACCAACAAAGGACGGGTCTGTGAGCCTTCCGCACGCAGCCGTGCTTTGCTCCATGCCCCAGACCGCAGCACTGCCTCGGGGCTCCCATGATTTTTGCAGCTGGCTGCTCTTAACCCCTTTTAAGGTCAACGGGAGCTGCGAGTGCTCAGGGCCTGCTCGAAGCACGCCAGCTATTTGCTTTCCTAACTCGGCTTGACTGACTCCTGCTCCGTGCAGTCGGTCAGCAACGAGAGGAAATAAACCCGGGCGTCCCAACAGCCAGCCCCTGTCGCTTATCACCGCAGCACGACGTTTCTCCCTgatgtttgtttacttttttttttccccgtgaGCTGTTTGAGGGGAAAACAAGAAACTCACATGTAGTTCCTGACAGAGTCGGGCAGGATGACGACGCAGCGCTGACCCTCCTTCAGGTCCTTGGCTGCCCGCACGGCGACGGACATGGCGCTGCCCGAGCTGCCGCCTGGACGGGTAcccagaggagagagaaaaacgTTGGGAGAGGGAGGACAGCTGGCCCCAGGGCCTTGTAGGTTTTTGGGACACGAAAAGACCGGGTGGAGACTAAAGGGACACGTCTATGTGATGGCTTGTGGCAACAGGCCAAGGGCTGAGAGGTGCAATACGGGGACATCCATCCCACTGCTGCCCACACCTTCAGGTGAGGAGAAGGCTACGCCAAATCTAGAGCTTCTGGCCAGCGTGTTTGGCCGTCAAAGTTTTGCTTTACATGCATTGTAAAGAGTGAAAAAAGCAAGCCATGAACATTACATTCATGCTTGGAATACCAGGCCAACGTGATGGGAAGACCTAAACGCTCCccgcgtgtgtgtgtgtgcacgcatgTGGTGTGCTGCACGTAGGGGCAGCAGGGCCCTGCTTTACAGAGGCAATTCTCCCACTCGAGTACTGGAAGTGAGAGACATTCCCCTATCTGTGTGCCAATTACGCACTGCACTCAAGGCAGCACGTATTTTACAGCAGGTTAATTAGCACCGGGTCACATTTTTCAAACCCATGATGAAAGTCCCTGAAAAATGCAGTTCTGGGAACATGAAGCTATTCACCAGCTGAGTTCAGCGAGCGGTTTCCATTGAAACACGGTGAGTCTGAGCCTGCTAGGTTAAATCAACACAACAAACTGCCTGATCTTCCTCAAAACCCCCAGGATGGGAGTGCTCAGGAGTTTTCCCAGCTGTAACTACAGGCCTGTAGCTGCGTATTGTCTGGCCCTGGACACAAACACGTAACTATCTGCTCCGGGACACTGATGCCGTGTAGAGGCTCTTCGGGTATAGGCAGGGTTTGCCTGAGGGCACCTGTTCATTTTGGAAAGCCCTGGGGATCACTTACAGCTTGTTGGCACGAGGAGAAATACTCGGTAAGAACATCTTACACTTACTTTACTTACAAACTTTCCCGGTCCAAACCTGGCACCTCTAGTGTGGCAATAGTTCAAAGACAGAGAGTACAGCCTCACAGAGTTGTTAGTGGTGGGACAGTTCTAGTCCACCTGTCCTGTTCTGAATCCTATTAATCCTTCTCTTCAGTCCATGTAACACTATACCAGGCAGAATTAGGCCTGAAGATCCAGTTCCCTGTGCAAAAGTGTTACAGCAAGAGGAGTTATTGCTTCTATAATTATTGTTGCCGAGGAGCCAGATCCCAGACCACTGACTCACTGCAACACCTCTGAAGCCTACAGCGGCCTACACACCAGCTCTGGATTCAGCCGTTCAGCCCCGTTAGCCTAGCAGGCACAAAATGCAGAGAGCACCTACCCCTGAAGTGTTTTGCTCCCAGAGCAATTAAACAACAAGGTTAAAAAGTTTGTCGAGTGAAGAAGAAGCTGCTGTCACTGATGCTTACCGCACAATAATCCCTCCTCTCTGATCAGCCTGCGAGCCATGAGGAACGAGTCTCTGTCGTTGCATTTATACCACTGATCAACCACCTGAAGAGAGAGCAAGACAGTAAGCAAGGCAGAAAGCAAGACCTGCAAGTGCTATTTCAGGTTGTGACCCTCTGATGAacgcagcagtgctgctgcctacAACATCTGGCAGCTCTGAGCACttgatgaaaacaaaagcatctgTCAGGGCATCCCGAGTCTGGAGACTGTTTGtgggcagctcctccagcctttCCAGCCAGCACCCTTTCCTCGGGGAGAGAAAGATGCCTGACAGCTCCAGAGCCAGGATGGGGGAGAGGAAATGGTGAGAGTAGGCTAGATGCAAAGACAAAGCTCAGGCAGAAGCCTCTCACCACGCAGCTACTTACAGATCTGTCCAGGACAGTAGGGATGAAGTCATGGCCAATGCCCTCCACCTCTATGGTGGTGTTGTTCGTCCTGTTCAACTCACAGGGCAGAGCGACGATGGAGCCGTCGGGGTCTACGCCGATGATCTTCGAGGGAAGGAAGCTTGGTTAACCACAAAGGGGGTTCAGAAATAATCTCGTGTCTCAAACCAAAAAATTACCGATGCCCTTATCAGCACCATTCTTCTCCCTCCAATATTCACTAATATGCCTACCCACTGGCAGCGTGGAGATCTCTAGGaccaaaaaaaagtacagttcCCCACGAGCTTTTTAAACAGATAGCGTTCAGCTGTTGCGGAAGTGGCTGTGGTTGCTTAAAAAGTTATCACACCCCAGGTGTTTGTCATCACCCCCTTGGCAGGGGCCGCTACTTCCAAAGCT carries:
- the LOC116497513 gene encoding cystathionine beta-synthase-like, with translation MAEMEMTKACLLMNGSCVGSQECKADSSWILPNLPSKCMWTAATPANKSPHSCIPLPEETKILPNILKKIGCTPMVRVNKIGKSYGLKCELLAKCEYFNAGGSVKDRISLRMVEDAERAGIIKPGDTLIEPTSGNTGIGLALVAAVKGYRCIVVLPEKMSMEKVDILKALGVEIVRTPCTRFDAPESNIRVAWKLKSEIPNSHILDQYRNPSNPLAHYDTTAEEILEQCEGKVHMVVIGSGTGGTVTGVARKLKEKCPECKIIGVDPDGSIVALPCELNRTNNTTIEVEGIGHDFIPTVLDRSVVDQWYKCNDRDSFLMARRLIREEGLLCGGSSGSAMSVAVRAAKDLKEGQRCVVILPDSVRNYMSKFVNDKWMIKNGFLNDVQEHKPWWWNIKVQKLNLSAPLILLPEVSCQKAIEILQEKGYDQAPVVAESGLILGMVTLSNTLTSVLAGNAQFSDPVTKVIYDQFSKIGLEDSLGKLSSILENDHFAIVVHTQMQFNGNGSSFMKQMVFGVVTAMDLLTFVSRNDKK